The following proteins are encoded in a genomic region of Blastococcus colisei:
- the dacB gene encoding D-alanyl-D-alanine carboxypeptidase/D-alanyl-D-alanine endopeptidase, protein MGTIASSGSTIVTAKTGRFRRRIAMGVVGLVLLLIGGGVGVGLLLTGGGEGDGTEAVAVPDAELPDLGEAAPVLASLGTDAPVPDPTVLSSQLTPLLTAAGLGTGVSAEVVDVATGEVLLDLDAGDPAVPASTAKLLTAAAALLSLDPAETLTTTVVAGSTPGEVVLVGGGDPTLSRTSPSQTYPGAATVADLATQVVAAMPAGTPVSRIVVDSSLFGGALTAPGWGSGDAPSTYAAPVTATAVDGARVSPGSQARSGQPGIDAGSALAEALGVPRATVVLGEAPAGAETLATVESAPVARLVEQMLSMSDNMLAEALARHVAIANDLPATFEGGAQAVTEVLADAGIDVTGASLADGSGLSQSNRVPAGVLTDVVTSAADGSLDDVSALLSGLPVAGYDGTLLDRGDAGAAPGTVRAKTGTLLGVHALAGTVVTTDGRLLSFAVVADGSGSELAAESALDAVAAALAGCGCR, encoded by the coding sequence GTGGGCACCATCGCGTCGAGTGGTTCGACGATCGTCACAGCGAAGACCGGACGCTTCCGCCGGCGGATCGCGATGGGCGTCGTCGGTCTCGTCCTGCTCCTCATCGGTGGCGGTGTCGGCGTCGGCCTGCTGCTCACCGGTGGGGGAGAGGGGGACGGCACCGAGGCGGTCGCCGTCCCCGATGCCGAGCTGCCCGACCTCGGTGAGGCAGCCCCCGTCCTGGCCTCGCTCGGCACCGACGCACCGGTGCCCGACCCCACCGTCCTCAGCAGTCAGCTGACCCCGCTGCTGACCGCGGCCGGCCTGGGCACCGGCGTCTCGGCCGAGGTCGTCGACGTGGCGACCGGCGAGGTGCTGCTGGATCTGGACGCCGGCGACCCCGCCGTTCCGGCGTCGACGGCCAAGCTGCTCACCGCTGCCGCGGCGCTGCTCTCGCTGGACCCGGCCGAGACCCTGACGACGACGGTCGTCGCCGGTTCGACGCCGGGGGAAGTCGTCCTGGTCGGCGGCGGCGACCCCACGCTGTCGCGCACCTCGCCCTCCCAGACCTATCCCGGCGCCGCCACCGTGGCCGACCTCGCCACCCAGGTCGTCGCCGCGATGCCGGCCGGCACCCCGGTCAGCCGGATCGTCGTCGACAGCTCGCTGTTCGGCGGCGCACTCACCGCGCCGGGCTGGGGCAGCGGCGACGCGCCCTCCACCTACGCCGCGCCGGTGACGGCCACCGCCGTCGACGGCGCCCGCGTGAGCCCCGGCTCCCAGGCGCGCAGCGGACAGCCCGGCATCGACGCCGGTTCCGCGTTGGCCGAGGCCCTCGGCGTCCCCCGCGCCACGGTGGTCCTCGGGGAGGCCCCGGCCGGCGCCGAGACCCTCGCGACCGTCGAGTCGGCGCCGGTCGCCCGCCTGGTGGAGCAGATGCTGTCGATGTCGGACAACATGCTGGCCGAGGCCCTGGCCCGCCACGTTGCGATCGCCAACGACCTCCCGGCCACCTTCGAGGGCGGAGCGCAGGCGGTGACCGAGGTCCTGGCCGATGCGGGCATCGACGTCACGGGGGCCTCGCTGGCCGACGGCAGTGGCCTGTCCCAGAGCAACCGGGTCCCGGCCGGTGTGCTCACCGACGTCGTGACGAGTGCCGCCGACGGCAGCCTCGACGACGTCTCGGCGCTGCTGTCCGGCCTCCCGGTCGCCGGCTACGACGGCACGCTCCTCGACCGGGGGGATGCCGGCGCGGCGCCGGGCACGGTCCGGGCCAAGACCGGGACGCTGCTGGGCGTGCACGCCCTCGCCGGGACGGTGGTCACCACCGACGGGCGACTGCTCTCCTTCGCCGTCGTCGCCGACGGTTCGGGCAGCGAGCTCGCCGCTGAGAGCGCCCTGGACGCCGTCGCCGCGGCGCTGGCCGGCTGCGGCTGCCGCTGA
- a CDS encoding inorganic diphosphatase, with protein sequence MQFDVTVEIPKGQRNKYELDHATGRIRLDRMLFTSTRYPADYGYIENTLGQDGDPLDALVLLEEPTFPGCLITCRAIGMFRMTDEAGGDDKVLTVPATDPRMSHLMDITDVSEFDRLEIQHFFETYKDLEPGKSVEGAEWVGREEAEAEILASLERAKTEAPHH encoded by the coding sequence GTGCAGTTCGACGTGACGGTAGAAATCCCGAAGGGCCAGCGGAACAAGTACGAGCTGGACCATGCCACCGGACGCATCCGCTTGGACCGGATGCTGTTCACCTCAACCCGCTATCCGGCGGACTACGGGTACATCGAGAACACCCTGGGCCAGGACGGCGACCCGCTCGACGCCCTGGTGCTGCTCGAGGAGCCGACGTTCCCCGGGTGCCTGATCACCTGCCGGGCCATCGGCATGTTCCGCATGACCGACGAGGCTGGCGGGGACGACAAGGTCCTCACCGTGCCGGCGACCGACCCCCGGATGTCGCACCTCATGGACATCACGGACGTGTCGGAGTTCGACCGCCTGGAGATCCAGCACTTCTTCGAGACCTACAAGGACCTCGAGCCCGGCAAGTCCGTCGAGGGCGCCGAGTGGGTCGGTCGCGAAGAGGCCGAGGCGGAGATCCTGGCCTCGCTCGAGCGCGCGAAGACCGAGGCGCCCCACCACTGA
- a CDS encoding DNA polymerase III subunit delta' — MSHSIAAEGVWSQVVGQGAVVAELRSAVTDPAAMTHAWLFTGPPGSGRSVAARAFAAALQCPDGGDGTCHACRTVLAGTHADVQTVVPEGLSIGVAEVREIVRIAGRAPSQGRWQVVLVEDADRMTEQASNTVLKMLEEPPARTVFLLCAPSLHPDDVPVTIRSRCRVVALRTPPVEAVADVLVQRDGIDPALAAWSAAAAAGHVGRARRLARDEAARMARKAVLDVPLKLVSLAACLDAADDLVGAAQEEADEASAVLDGAETEAVKASLGVGARGPGVAAASRGAGQLKELEKRQKSRATRLGRDSLDRALVDLAGLYRDALVLDAAAEDPPQLLHPDRRADAAELSRRIGAEGALRRIDAVLDCRLALEQNVKPRIALEALTVALRLPA; from the coding sequence ATGAGCCACAGCATCGCTGCCGAGGGCGTCTGGTCGCAGGTCGTCGGCCAGGGCGCCGTCGTCGCGGAGCTGCGCTCGGCCGTGACCGACCCGGCGGCGATGACCCACGCCTGGCTCTTCACCGGACCGCCCGGCTCGGGTCGATCGGTGGCCGCCCGGGCGTTCGCGGCCGCGCTGCAGTGCCCGGACGGCGGTGACGGCACCTGCCACGCCTGCCGGACGGTGCTGGCCGGCACCCACGCCGACGTGCAGACCGTCGTCCCCGAAGGTCTGTCGATCGGTGTCGCCGAGGTCCGCGAGATCGTCCGGATCGCCGGCCGCGCCCCGTCCCAGGGCAGGTGGCAGGTCGTCCTGGTGGAGGACGCGGACCGGATGACCGAGCAGGCGTCCAACACGGTCCTGAAGATGCTCGAGGAGCCCCCGGCACGCACGGTGTTCCTGCTGTGCGCGCCCAGCCTGCACCCCGACGACGTGCCGGTGACCATCCGCTCGCGGTGCCGGGTCGTCGCGCTGCGGACTCCGCCGGTGGAGGCAGTCGCTGACGTCCTCGTCCAGCGGGACGGCATCGACCCGGCACTCGCGGCGTGGTCGGCGGCGGCCGCCGCCGGGCACGTCGGGCGGGCCCGCCGGCTGGCCCGCGACGAGGCCGCCCGGATGGCGCGCAAGGCCGTCCTCGACGTCCCGCTGAAGCTCGTCTCGCTCGCCGCCTGCCTCGACGCCGCCGACGACCTGGTCGGCGCCGCGCAGGAGGAGGCCGACGAGGCCTCGGCCGTCCTCGACGGAGCGGAGACCGAGGCCGTGAAGGCCAGCCTGGGGGTGGGCGCCCGCGGCCCCGGGGTGGCCGCCGCCAGCCGCGGCGCGGGGCAGCTCAAGGAGCTGGAGAAGCGGCAGAAGTCGCGGGCGACCCGCCTCGGCCGCGACTCCCTCGACCGGGCGCTGGTCGACCTCGCCGGGTTGTACCGCGACGCCCTCGTGCTCGACGCGGCAGCCGAGGACCCCCCGCAGCTGCTACACCCCGACCGCCGCGCCGACGCGGCCGAGCTCAGCCGCCGGATCGGCGCCGAGGGGGCGCTGCGCCGCATCGACGCCGTCCTGGACTGCCGGCTGGCCCTGGAGCAGAACGTGAAGCCGCGGATCGCCCTGGAGGCGCTCACGGTCGCGCTGCGGCTACCCGCCTGA
- the tmk gene encoding dTMP kinase, protein MPADGLPPASTPIPADAAVPLTELDPGAPAGADDGHADEGAHPDVVGSVGLVAKLRAVLRVRDFRKLWLSMSLSSFGDWLGLLAITATATSLVDGFAAANFALGGVLLFRLLPAIVLGPLAGAFADRFDRRKTMVITDIIRFGLFASIPIVDNLVWLFVAQFLIEAFSLFWIPAKDAAVPNMLRKDQLEPANQLSLVTTYGLTPVLAAIVFAVLTTLGGPLSQLLPGIDEVDLALFVNALTFLVAAVVIWNLPSISGKRAAGAVTTQESFLGSLTHGFSFAGHTPMVRGLVIGITGAMAAAGVIIATGQAFANALGGGEAAYGLLFGAVFVGLGVGIAFGPSIARDLARERIFGLAVAVAGVMVLLMSWTFTLWIALLLVVLMGFFAGIAYLAGFTLLGTEVEDEIRGRTFAIVQSLVRAALILSLAVVPFGVGLIGRHQLDLGVVTVPLSGERIMLFVAGLLAVGVGVLAYRQMDDGRPVPLLADVVTALRRDTTARRRLAGGGVLIAFEGGEGAGKSTQVRRLQEWLTNEGLVTRATFEPGATPSGAGIRSIVLDRAHVGISPRSEALLYAADRAQHVHDVLRPALDAGEVVITDRFVDSSLAYQGAGRTIPLDEVRMLSRWATEGLGPDLTILLDLPPEVGLARARGRAVADRLESESLDFHQRVRQTFRALAEAAPDRYLVLDARQSPDQIAAAIRIQVAELLSGLPLQQLAQGERPSPRVNGSTAAREELAESGAHRPHAQTGPTPQLHP, encoded by the coding sequence GTGCCGGCCGACGGCCTGCCGCCTGCAAGCACGCCGATCCCGGCGGATGCCGCGGTGCCGCTGACGGAACTCGACCCCGGTGCCCCCGCCGGCGCGGACGACGGGCACGCCGACGAGGGCGCCCACCCCGACGTGGTCGGCTCGGTCGGCCTGGTCGCCAAGCTGCGGGCCGTGCTGCGGGTGCGCGACTTCCGCAAGCTGTGGCTGTCGATGTCCCTGTCGAGCTTCGGCGACTGGCTGGGGCTGCTCGCGATCACCGCCACCGCGACCTCGCTGGTCGACGGGTTCGCCGCCGCCAACTTCGCGCTCGGCGGCGTGCTGCTGTTCCGGCTGCTCCCGGCGATCGTCCTGGGTCCGCTGGCCGGCGCCTTCGCCGACCGGTTCGACCGGCGCAAGACGATGGTGATCACCGACATCATCCGGTTCGGGCTCTTCGCCTCGATCCCGATCGTCGACAACCTGGTCTGGTTGTTCGTGGCCCAGTTCCTCATCGAGGCCTTCAGCCTGTTCTGGATCCCGGCGAAGGACGCCGCCGTCCCGAACATGCTGCGCAAGGACCAGCTGGAGCCGGCCAACCAGCTCTCCCTGGTCACCACCTACGGCCTGACGCCGGTCCTCGCGGCCATCGTCTTCGCGGTGCTCACGACCCTCGGGGGTCCGCTCTCGCAACTGCTCCCCGGGATCGACGAGGTCGACCTGGCGCTCTTCGTGAACGCGCTGACCTTCCTCGTCGCCGCCGTCGTCATCTGGAACCTGCCGTCGATCAGCGGCAAGCGCGCGGCCGGCGCGGTCACCACCCAGGAGAGCTTCCTCGGCTCCCTCACGCACGGCTTCTCCTTCGCCGGCCACACCCCGATGGTCCGCGGGCTGGTCATCGGCATCACCGGTGCCATGGCCGCGGCCGGCGTGATCATCGCGACCGGACAGGCCTTCGCCAACGCCCTCGGCGGTGGCGAGGCCGCCTACGGATTGCTGTTCGGCGCGGTCTTCGTCGGCCTCGGGGTCGGCATCGCGTTCGGCCCCAGCATCGCCCGCGACCTCGCCCGCGAGCGCATCTTCGGTCTCGCGGTCGCCGTCGCCGGCGTGATGGTGCTGCTGATGTCGTGGACCTTCACGCTGTGGATCGCGCTCCTGCTGGTCGTCCTCATGGGCTTCTTCGCCGGCATCGCGTACCTGGCCGGCTTCACCCTGCTGGGCACCGAGGTCGAGGACGAGATCCGCGGCCGGACGTTCGCGATCGTGCAGTCCCTGGTGCGGGCGGCGCTGATCCTCTCCCTGGCCGTCGTCCCCTTCGGGGTCGGCCTGATCGGTCGGCACCAGCTCGATCTCGGCGTCGTCACGGTTCCGCTGAGCGGCGAGCGGATCATGCTGTTCGTCGCCGGGCTGCTGGCCGTGGGTGTCGGGGTGCTCGCCTACCGCCAGATGGACGACGGCCGGCCCGTCCCGCTGCTGGCCGACGTCGTCACCGCGCTGCGCCGCGACACCACCGCCCGACGTCGACTGGCCGGTGGCGGTGTCCTCATCGCGTTCGAAGGGGGCGAGGGCGCCGGGAAGTCCACCCAGGTGCGTCGCCTGCAGGAGTGGCTGACGAACGAGGGGCTGGTCACGCGGGCCACCTTCGAGCCGGGGGCGACGCCGTCGGGCGCCGGGATCCGGTCCATCGTGCTGGACCGGGCGCACGTGGGGATCAGCCCGCGCTCGGAGGCACTGCTCTACGCCGCCGACCGCGCCCAGCACGTGCACGACGTCCTGCGGCCGGCGCTCGACGCGGGCGAGGTGGTCATCACCGACCGGTTCGTCGACAGCTCCCTGGCCTACCAGGGCGCCGGCCGCACGATCCCGCTGGACGAGGTCCGCATGCTCTCGCGCTGGGCGACCGAGGGCCTGGGTCCCGACCTCACGATCCTGCTCGACCTCCCGCCCGAGGTGGGGCTGGCCCGTGCCCGCGGACGGGCCGTCGCCGACCGGCTCGAGTCGGAGTCACTGGACTTCCACCAGCGGGTCCGCCAGACGTTCAGGGCCCTCGCCGAGGCCGCCCCCGACCGCTACCTGGTGCTCGACGCCCGGCAGTCGCCGGACCAGATCGCCGCGGCCATCCGGATCCAGGTCGCCGAGCTGCTCTCCGGCCTGCCGCTGCAGCAGCTGGCCCAGGGCGAGCGGCCGTCGCCGCGCGTCAACGGCTCCACGGCGGCGCGCGAGGAGCTCGCCGAGTCGGGGGCGCACCGTCCGCACGCCCAGACCGGGCCGACCCCCCAGCTGCACCCGTGA
- the topA gene encoding type I DNA topoisomerase, translating to MPTKTSQTGSESTAADGGTKTPARRRTAASGGKPLVIVESPTKANKIAGYLGSGYVVEASVGHIRDLPRNAADVPAEHKGAAWARLGVDVDNSFEPLYVVSPDRKQQVSRLKQLVKQASEVYLATDEDREGEAIAWHLVDTLKPRVPVHRMVFHEITPEAIARAVANPRELDTDLVDAQETRRILDRLYGYEVSPVLWKKVLPKLSAGRVQSVATRIVVERERERMSFHAADYWSLEGTFAVPRPAVATDQGEPTTVRAKLVSVDDSRVATGKDFDPATGGVTGDVVHLDEAGARGLAARLEGRQVSVSRVDEKPYRRRPYAPFTTSTLQMDAGRKLGWSSAQTMRVAQRLYENGHITYMRTDSTNLSQEAINAARQQARELYGDAYVPAEARRYKSKAKGAQEAHEAIRPAGDNFRTPGQLAPQLARDEFRLYELIWQRTVASQMADAVGQTVSIRLAGRSATDEAVEFTASGRTITFPGFLKAYVESREEGPASGGDDENGSDDAERRLPRLERGQQLDTRELDAKGHTTSPPARYTEPSLVARLEELGIGRPSTFASIMQTIQDRGYVWKKGNSLVPSFVAFAVVNLLEQHFAQLVDYDFTASLEEELDEIAGGNLQRVDWLTEFYFGGGGRGNGGIAESGGLKQIVGQRLEEIDARGVNSIPLEATGPDGESVVARVGRYGPYLQAGGEDGARVSIPEDLAPDELTNEKVQELLEAPSGDRELGTDPGSGHPVVVKAGRYGPYVTTVVPEGSKDAPRTASLFASMSPETLTLEEALKLLTLPRTVGAAPDGEEIQALNGRYGPYIKKGTDSRSLDGEEKLFTVTLDEALAIFAQPKQRGRAAAKAPLKELGPDPVTEGQVTVREGRFGPYVTDGETNASLRKGDDVETITIERAAELLADRRAAGPAKKKAAKKTAAKKTGAKKAPAKKAAAKKAADPVTAG from the coding sequence GTGCCCACGAAGACCAGCCAGACCGGAAGCGAGAGCACCGCGGCCGACGGCGGGACGAAGACCCCCGCGCGCCGGCGCACCGCCGCGTCCGGGGGCAAGCCGCTGGTCATCGTGGAGTCGCCGACCAAGGCGAACAAGATCGCCGGCTACCTGGGCAGCGGCTACGTCGTCGAAGCCAGCGTCGGGCACATCCGCGACCTGCCCCGCAACGCCGCCGACGTGCCGGCCGAGCACAAGGGCGCCGCGTGGGCCCGGCTCGGCGTCGACGTCGACAACTCCTTCGAGCCGCTCTACGTGGTCAGCCCCGACCGCAAGCAGCAGGTCAGCCGGCTCAAGCAGCTGGTGAAGCAGGCCAGCGAGGTCTACCTCGCGACAGACGAGGACCGCGAGGGCGAGGCGATCGCCTGGCACCTGGTCGACACCCTCAAGCCGCGCGTCCCGGTGCACCGGATGGTCTTCCACGAGATCACCCCCGAGGCGATCGCCCGGGCGGTGGCCAACCCGCGGGAGCTGGACACCGACCTGGTCGACGCCCAGGAGACCCGCCGCATCCTCGACCGCCTCTACGGCTACGAGGTCTCGCCGGTGCTCTGGAAGAAGGTGCTGCCGAAGCTCTCGGCCGGCCGGGTGCAGTCGGTTGCCACCCGGATCGTCGTCGAGCGCGAGCGGGAGCGGATGTCCTTCCACGCCGCCGACTACTGGTCGCTGGAGGGCACCTTCGCCGTCCCGCGGCCGGCCGTCGCGACCGACCAGGGTGAGCCGACGACGGTCCGGGCCAAGCTGGTCAGCGTCGACGACAGCCGGGTCGCCACCGGCAAGGACTTCGACCCGGCCACCGGCGGGGTGACCGGCGACGTCGTGCACCTCGACGAGGCCGGCGCCCGTGGGCTCGCCGCCCGCCTCGAGGGGCGCCAGGTGAGCGTGAGCCGGGTCGACGAGAAGCCCTACCGGCGCCGTCCGTACGCCCCGTTCACCACCTCGACGCTGCAGATGGACGCCGGCCGCAAGCTCGGCTGGTCGTCGGCGCAGACGATGCGGGTGGCGCAGCGGCTGTACGAGAACGGCCACATCACCTACATGCGGACCGACTCCACGAACCTGTCGCAGGAGGCGATCAACGCCGCCCGCCAGCAGGCCCGCGAGCTCTACGGCGACGCCTACGTCCCCGCCGAGGCGCGCCGCTACAAGAGCAAGGCCAAGGGCGCCCAGGAGGCGCACGAGGCGATCCGGCCGGCCGGTGACAACTTCCGGACGCCGGGGCAGCTGGCCCCCCAGCTCGCCCGCGACGAGTTCCGGCTCTACGAGCTCATCTGGCAGCGGACGGTCGCCTCGCAGATGGCCGACGCGGTCGGCCAGACGGTCAGCATCCGGCTGGCCGGGCGCAGCGCCACCGACGAGGCGGTCGAGTTCACCGCGAGCGGTCGCACGATCACCTTCCCCGGCTTCCTCAAGGCCTACGTCGAGTCCCGGGAGGAGGGGCCGGCGTCGGGCGGCGACGACGAGAACGGCAGCGACGACGCCGAGCGGCGGCTGCCCCGCCTGGAGCGCGGCCAGCAGCTGGACACCCGGGAGCTGGACGCGAAGGGCCACACCACCAGCCCGCCGGCGCGCTACACCGAGCCGAGCCTGGTCGCCCGGCTCGAGGAGCTGGGCATCGGCCGGCCGTCGACCTTCGCGTCGATCATGCAGACCATCCAGGACCGCGGGTACGTGTGGAAGAAGGGCAACTCCCTGGTGCCCTCGTTCGTCGCCTTCGCCGTGGTGAACCTGCTCGAGCAGCACTTCGCGCAGCTCGTCGACTACGACTTCACCGCATCCCTGGAGGAGGAGCTCGACGAGATCGCGGGCGGGAACCTGCAGCGCGTGGACTGGCTGACGGAGTTCTACTTCGGTGGCGGGGGCCGCGGCAACGGCGGGATCGCCGAGTCCGGCGGGCTCAAGCAGATCGTCGGCCAGCGGCTCGAGGAGATCGACGCCCGCGGGGTGAACTCGATCCCGCTGGAGGCCACCGGTCCCGACGGCGAGTCGGTCGTCGCCCGCGTCGGCCGCTACGGCCCCTACCTGCAGGCAGGCGGCGAGGACGGCGCGCGGGTCAGCATCCCCGAGGACCTCGCTCCGGACGAGCTCACGAACGAGAAGGTTCAGGAGCTGCTGGAAGCGCCCTCGGGCGACCGCGAGCTCGGCACCGATCCCGGGTCCGGGCACCCCGTCGTCGTCAAGGCCGGCCGCTACGGCCCCTACGTGACGACCGTCGTCCCCGAGGGCAGCAAGGACGCGCCGCGCACGGCCAGCCTCTTCGCCTCGATGTCGCCGGAGACGCTGACCCTGGAGGAGGCGCTGAAGCTGCTCACGCTGCCGCGCACGGTCGGGGCGGCGCCGGACGGCGAGGAGATCCAGGCGCTCAACGGCCGCTACGGGCCCTACATCAAGAAGGGCACCGACTCCCGCTCGCTCGACGGCGAGGAGAAGCTCTTCACGGTCACCCTCGACGAGGCGCTGGCGATCTTCGCCCAGCCCAAGCAGCGGGGTCGCGCGGCGGCGAAGGCCCCGCTGAAGGAGCTGGGCCCCGACCCGGTCACCGAGGGCCAGGTCACGGTCCGCGAGGGCCGGTTCGGCCCGTACGTCACCGACGGCGAGACCAACGCCAGCCTGCGCAAGGGCGACGACGTCGAGACGATCACCATCGAGCGGGCCGCCGAGCTGCTCGCCGACCGCCGGGCCGCGGGCCCGGCGAAGAAGAAGGCCGCCAAGAAGACGGCGGCGAAGAAGACCGGAGCCAAGAAGGCGCCGGCGAAGAAGGCAGCGGCGAAGAAGGCCGCGGACCCGGTCACCGCGGGCTGA
- a CDS encoding alpha/beta hydrolase — protein MTAPVLDMTSGLRAAAAWDVALLRRAVGTLGAVAGRLPIWRARLEGVARAVDSGESWAGPAARTAAAAVRELSAVTWAVERALSESLSALDRLSAEADAAQELAREALVRAEAFAGGPAAVLGDRSGLAAAVGALVPGAELPSPAPALTAAEAALRHATAAAAAAEDAGSALAGVGVRDAFAPADFPALAAWVPVAQPVCVPRGPTGPPDAVAAWWAALPLTAQLAAVRADPAGLGGRDGLPAWARDLANRRLLAAALADPGTDPYAAFTARVVTHRIEVEEAAGRQVQLQLLDLAGDRLVLALGDLDTADAVALLVPGIHNSPGDDLGGLVGAARAVAGAAREAAPGTTVATAVWLGYDSPSGAAQILGRTNAVEGGAALATSLTGLRAGRDAVVTPEGRATVLAHSYGTVVVDEAADAPGALDADAVVLLGSPGMEDDAASLEAPEVYDAASPDDLVVALRWFGRSTASDSFGSTELPVGPDTGHSGYYDADLPTLAAVGRVMTGMPDPR, from the coding sequence ATGACCGCGCCCGTGCTCGACATGACGTCGGGTCTGCGGGCCGCCGCGGCCTGGGACGTCGCGCTGCTGCGCCGGGCGGTCGGCACGCTCGGCGCGGTGGCCGGGCGGCTCCCGATCTGGCGGGCCCGGCTGGAAGGCGTCGCGCGCGCGGTGGATTCGGGGGAGAGCTGGGCGGGGCCGGCGGCGCGCACCGCAGCCGCCGCCGTCCGGGAACTCTCGGCCGTCACCTGGGCGGTCGAGCGGGCGCTGAGCGAGTCGTTGTCCGCCCTCGACCGGCTCAGCGCCGAGGCGGATGCGGCCCAGGAGCTGGCCCGGGAGGCGCTGGTGCGCGCGGAGGCGTTCGCCGGTGGGCCGGCTGCCGTGCTCGGGGATCGGAGCGGCCTGGCCGCCGCGGTCGGCGCGCTCGTGCCCGGGGCCGAACTTCCCTCGCCCGCCCCGGCCCTCACCGCGGCAGAGGCCGCCCTGCGCCACGCGACGGCAGCGGCGGCGGCCGCCGAGGACGCGGGTTCTGCCCTGGCCGGCGTCGGGGTGCGCGACGCGTTCGCCCCGGCGGACTTTCCCGCGCTCGCGGCCTGGGTGCCCGTCGCGCAGCCGGTCTGCGTGCCACGTGGCCCGACCGGTCCGCCGGATGCGGTGGCGGCCTGGTGGGCGGCCCTGCCGCTCACGGCCCAGCTCGCCGCAGTGCGCGCGGACCCGGCCGGCCTGGGCGGGCGCGACGGGCTGCCGGCCTGGGCCCGCGACCTGGCGAACCGGCGGCTCCTGGCCGCCGCACTCGCCGATCCGGGGACCGACCCGTACGCCGCCTTCACCGCCCGGGTCGTGACGCACCGGATCGAGGTCGAGGAGGCGGCCGGCCGGCAGGTGCAGCTCCAGCTGCTCGACCTGGCCGGCGACCGCCTGGTGCTGGCACTGGGAGACCTCGACACCGCGGATGCGGTGGCGCTGCTGGTGCCCGGCATCCACAACTCGCCCGGGGACGACCTCGGCGGTCTGGTCGGGGCCGCGCGGGCCGTCGCCGGGGCCGCGCGGGAGGCGGCGCCCGGCACGACCGTCGCGACCGCGGTGTGGCTGGGGTACGACAGCCCCAGTGGTGCCGCGCAGATCCTCGGGCGGACGAACGCCGTGGAGGGCGGTGCTGCACTTGCCACCTCCCTCACCGGGCTGCGCGCCGGCCGGGACGCCGTCGTCACCCCGGAGGGGCGGGCGACCGTGCTGGCGCACAGCTACGGAACGGTGGTGGTCGACGAGGCCGCTGACGCGCCCGGGGCGCTGGACGCCGATGCCGTCGTGCTCCTCGGCAGCCCCGGCATGGAGGACGACGCGGCGAGTCTGGAGGCGCCCGAGGTGTACGACGCCGCATCCCCGGACGACCTGGTCGTCGCCCTGCGGTGGTTCGGCCGGTCGACCGCCTCCGACTCCTTCGGCTCGACCGAGCTGCCGGTCGGCCCGGACACGGGGCACTCCGGGTACTACGACGCCGACCTGCCCACGCTGGCCGCCGTGGGGCGCGTGATGACAGGGATGCCGGACCCCCGTTGA